A portion of the Mycobacterium paraseoulense genome contains these proteins:
- a CDS encoding alpha/beta fold hydrolase encodes MTNITDQAVPPMVQDTVTGSGGKRIFVRRYDNHHADYVLVLVHGTAGNSESYDAFAEHMRRNYRAAVYSFDLTGHGRTEGAPGVFSFDAFLEDTRAVTDYAARRTSLPVVLHGASQGGEVAFHALDACPDVTAGVCMNILLNHEAPMSPAIRLFQSRPAKWAAEAIGDRLRVPLRRVIDFKAAYQEDPGLLDAKKKDPFYVWRYGLKSYHSVFNYVPPKPAAANTKPVLITCGEHDDVVGAEHCRACFERIGGTKDFFMMPGGGHQLMLFDTIVYTRVIDSWIRERVLGHAPSWEPPIEPEERRFFEFLEREWANDATGEPEYRYSMIDRVLMRISNGTIERGVRYFSNAEVSDQWRFTAELVGEIDYAAWEFLRHYLPSIGDRRPRMAVVGCGGGGAIGGLLERFPELGQWDIVGVDVDYKSIDAARKRFAGQAGVTFVVGDARNPEVLGDNRFDLVYLHGVLDHCTEHRRLMDSVFRALKPGGRMFYVAPDRNLCTWLCFVTVGPLFVFGLHKPNHDFRRFPRPAELNTMLAQAGFEALPRRGRPDAPAMVGVEYKTGMNPFPVKRSVRDRALGEDIFEYTEPRWWLRNGFVGEYAGAVQKPRG; translated from the coding sequence ATGACAAACATCACCGATCAGGCAGTGCCGCCGATGGTCCAAGACACGGTGACCGGATCCGGCGGTAAACGGATCTTCGTGCGCCGCTACGACAATCACCACGCCGACTACGTCTTGGTGCTGGTGCACGGCACCGCCGGCAACAGCGAGAGCTACGACGCGTTCGCCGAGCACATGCGCCGCAATTATCGTGCGGCCGTCTATTCGTTCGACCTGACCGGGCACGGCCGCACCGAAGGCGCGCCCGGCGTGTTCAGCTTCGACGCCTTCCTCGAAGACACCAGGGCGGTCACCGATTACGCGGCGCGGCGCACTTCACTGCCCGTCGTCCTGCACGGTGCCAGCCAGGGTGGGGAAGTCGCATTCCATGCGCTCGACGCGTGCCCGGACGTGACCGCCGGTGTGTGCATGAACATCTTGTTGAACCACGAGGCGCCGATGAGCCCGGCGATCCGGCTGTTCCAATCGCGCCCGGCGAAGTGGGCGGCCGAGGCGATCGGTGATCGGCTGCGGGTGCCGCTGCGGCGGGTGATCGACTTCAAGGCCGCCTACCAGGAAGACCCCGGGCTGCTCGACGCCAAGAAGAAAGACCCGTTCTACGTCTGGCGGTACGGGCTCAAGAGCTACCACTCGGTGTTCAACTACGTGCCGCCAAAACCCGCCGCCGCCAACACAAAGCCCGTCCTGATCACCTGCGGGGAGCACGACGATGTCGTCGGCGCCGAGCACTGCCGAGCGTGCTTCGAGCGGATCGGCGGGACCAAGGATTTCTTCATGATGCCCGGTGGCGGCCATCAGCTCATGCTGTTCGACACGATCGTCTACACCCGCGTGATCGACTCGTGGATTCGGGAACGCGTGCTCGGGCACGCCCCGTCGTGGGAGCCGCCGATCGAACCCGAGGAGCGACGCTTCTTCGAGTTCCTCGAGCGGGAATGGGCCAACGATGCGACGGGCGAGCCCGAGTACCGCTATTCGATGATCGATCGGGTGCTGATGCGGATCAGCAACGGCACGATCGAGCGCGGGGTGCGTTACTTCTCCAACGCCGAGGTCAGCGACCAGTGGCGGTTCACCGCCGAGCTCGTCGGCGAGATCGACTACGCCGCATGGGAGTTCCTGCGCCACTACCTCCCGTCGATAGGCGATCGGCGCCCCAGGATGGCCGTGGTCGGCTGCGGCGGTGGTGGGGCGATCGGAGGATTGCTCGAAAGATTTCCGGAGTTGGGCCAATGGGACATCGTGGGCGTCGATGTCGACTACAAGTCGATCGACGCGGCCCGCAAGCGTTTTGCCGGCCAGGCCGGGGTGACCTTCGTCGTCGGGGACGCGCGTAACCCGGAGGTGTTGGGGGACAATCGATTCGACCTGGTCTACCTGCACGGCGTGCTGGACCACTGCACCGAGCACCGCCGCCTGATGGACAGCGTGTTTCGCGCGCTGAAGCCGGGCGGGCGGATGTTCTACGTCGCACCGGATCGCAACCTGTGCACCTGGCTTTGTTTCGTGACCGTCGGGCCGCTGTTCGTGTTCGGTCTGCACAAGCCCAACCACGACTTTCGCCGGTTCCCTCGCCCCGCCGAATTGAACACCATGCTTGCCCAGGCCGGTTTCGAGGCGCTGCCCAGGCGGGGCCGGCCGGACGCCCCCGCCATGGTCGGGGTCGAGTACAAGACGGGGATGAACCCGTTTCCCGTCAAGAGGTCGGTACGCGATCGCGCGCTCGGCGAGGACATCTTCGAGTACACCGAGCCCAGGTGGTGGTTGAGGAACGGCTTCGTCGGCGAGTACGCGGGGGCGGTGCAGAAACCGCGCGGATGA
- a CDS encoding alpha/beta hydrolase family protein has protein sequence MPANPMTHMLGPFARTGGFYARSWGTYLDRQPDELPVARPTIALAAQAFRDEILLSGFSLLRRAPDAETLDRIDSEVLAAQDFYKDKGWLDNPEGFFAPPPPLTDVMVKRVSSMGRNYERLSFDSDYAPLDGEPGRERWLSYSGNKREYALMFRHRRPRPWLVCIHGAEMGRAALDPMLFHAWHLYRDLDLNVVLPVLPLHGPRASGPKFPSEDVLDDVHGAAQAVWDIRRLIAWIRAQQPDAAIGVNGISLGGLISSLVASLDDDLTCAILGVPAVDLVNLVGRHAGLSGHAALRHTMNSAKPLGRMISPLALTPRVPKEGRFIYAGLADRLVHPRDQVTRLWEHWGKPEIQWYPGGHTGFFRSRPVQRFIDAALVQSGLADKR, from the coding sequence ATGCCTGCCAACCCGATGACGCACATGCTGGGTCCGTTCGCCCGCACCGGCGGCTTCTACGCCCGCTCCTGGGGCACCTACCTGGATCGTCAGCCCGACGAGCTACCGGTCGCCCGGCCCACCATCGCGCTCGCGGCGCAGGCATTCCGCGACGAAATCCTGCTGAGCGGCTTCAGCCTGCTGCGCCGAGCGCCCGACGCCGAAACGCTCGACCGCATCGACAGCGAAGTGCTTGCCGCACAAGACTTCTACAAAGACAAGGGCTGGCTCGACAACCCCGAGGGATTCTTCGCCCCACCCCCACCCCTCACCGACGTGATGGTCAAACGCGTCAGCAGCATGGGGCGCAACTACGAGCGGCTGTCCTTCGACAGCGACTACGCGCCCCTCGACGGCGAACCCGGCCGGGAACGCTGGCTCAGCTATTCCGGCAACAAGCGCGAATACGCCCTGATGTTCCGGCACCGCCGGCCGCGGCCCTGGCTGGTCTGCATCCACGGCGCCGAGATGGGCCGGGCCGCGCTCGACCCCATGCTGTTTCATGCCTGGCACCTGTACCGGGACCTCGACCTGAACGTCGTGCTTCCCGTGCTTCCCCTGCACGGCCCACGGGCAAGCGGACCGAAGTTCCCCAGTGAGGACGTGCTCGACGACGTCCACGGCGCCGCCCAGGCGGTCTGGGACATCCGGCGCCTCATCGCCTGGATCCGCGCGCAGCAGCCCGACGCCGCGATCGGGGTCAACGGCATCTCGCTCGGCGGTCTGATCTCGTCGCTGGTCGCCAGTCTCGACGACGACCTCACCTGCGCGATCCTGGGCGTGCCGGCCGTCGACCTGGTGAATCTGGTCGGCCGCCACGCCGGCCTCAGCGGCCACGCCGCCCTGCGCCACACGATGAACTCGGCCAAGCCCCTCGGCCGGATGATCTCGCCGCTGGCGCTGACCCCACGCGTGCCGAAAGAGGGCCGCTTCATCTATGCCGGGCTCGCCGACCGGTTGGTGCACCCGCGCGACCAGGTCACCCGACTCTGGGAGCACTGGGGCAAACCCGAAATCCAGTGGTACCCAGGCGGTCACACCGGATTCTTCCGTTCGCGGCCGGTGCAGCGCTTCATCGACGCCGCGCTCGTGCAGTCGGGGCTGGCCGACAAGAGATGA
- a CDS encoding serine/threonine-protein kinase, producing MPGGRLGDGRYELRGVLGQGAMAEVRDGWDRKLNRPVAIKLLYPGVADRPDSRLRFDAEARAAARLTGRHVVVVHDVGEHHGLPFIVMERLPGVSLADHIARGPLPPAFVHAVLVGVLDALAEAHHAGILHRDVKPGNILFTATGEPKLADFGIAKTSGAAYTRTGEVVGSMAYLSPERLTSKPATVADDLYAVGVVGYEALTGRRPFPQEDLGPLAHAILHESPPPVAALRPDVPPPLAPAIERAMARDPAWRFDQAGAMRAALAGNHPQPSPVRPPTLVMDAPVVAPMTYTYVGAPPEPATPRRKWWVAAMVAAILLALLLFAIDPPFSAPPPTPVNTTTTPVPPPTTTTTTPTTTIEQAEPPAPPPHPGNKHKGGHGR from the coding sequence GTGCCGGGCGGGCGCCTTGGCGACGGTCGGTACGAACTGCGCGGGGTCCTGGGCCAGGGTGCGATGGCCGAGGTGCGTGACGGTTGGGATCGGAAGCTGAACCGGCCCGTCGCTATCAAACTCCTCTATCCGGGAGTGGCCGACCGGCCGGACAGCCGCTTGCGGTTCGACGCGGAGGCGCGCGCGGCCGCGCGGCTGACGGGTCGGCACGTCGTGGTGGTCCACGACGTCGGCGAGCATCACGGGTTGCCGTTCATCGTCATGGAGCGGCTGCCGGGCGTGTCGCTGGCCGACCACATCGCCCGCGGGCCGCTGCCCCCGGCGTTCGTGCACGCCGTCCTCGTCGGCGTCCTGGACGCGCTGGCCGAGGCGCATCACGCCGGCATCCTGCACCGCGATGTCAAGCCGGGCAACATCCTGTTCACCGCCACCGGCGAACCCAAGCTCGCCGATTTCGGCATCGCCAAGACGTCCGGCGCCGCCTACACCAGGACGGGCGAAGTGGTCGGCAGCATGGCCTATCTGAGTCCCGAGCGGCTGACGTCCAAGCCGGCCACGGTCGCCGACGACCTGTATGCCGTCGGCGTGGTGGGTTATGAGGCGCTGACCGGGCGTCGGCCGTTCCCGCAGGAGGACTTGGGTCCGCTGGCGCACGCGATCCTGCACGAGTCGCCGCCTCCGGTTGCCGCGCTGCGCCCGGACGTGCCACCGCCCCTGGCCCCCGCGATCGAACGGGCGATGGCGCGCGATCCCGCCTGGCGGTTCGACCAGGCCGGCGCGATGCGCGCCGCGCTCGCGGGCAACCACCCCCAGCCCAGCCCCGTGCGCCCGCCGACGTTGGTGATGGACGCCCCGGTCGTCGCGCCGATGACCTACACGTACGTGGGCGCGCCGCCGGAGCCGGCCACGCCGCGGCGCAAGTGGTGGGTGGCGGCGATGGTCGCGGCCATCCTGCTGGCCCTGCTCCTGTTCGCGATCGACCCGCCGTTCTCGGCGCCGCCGCCGACGCCGGTCAACACCACGACCACGCCCGTGCCCCCGCCCACGACGACCACCACCACGCCCACCACGACGATCGAACAGGCGGAGCCGCCGGCTCCGCCGCCGCACCCCGGCAACAAGCACAAGGGCGGGCACGGGCGCTGA
- a CDS encoding tocopherol cyclase family protein — protein MTASYLRWIATNTAKPLVHAYRRTGADVPFGDPVPSHGTEMEGWFWRLTDAASGRVVVALCSVNRHPAGDWATVAVALHPGGMVRSAAMDGAHAESSTFSVHAGNFPDCHLAASLDRLQIDLGGVRLDLHFADPFKWPKAFGGGGGFSSVPFLNQYWHPYRLGGKATGTVEFGGDTWSFSDARLYTERNWGAGFPERWWWGQAHDFGDADVSVAFSGGLLQLGPIRRDVTGVVVRLGDRVIRVTPPAPVRSDVGDGHWAVSARTLRYHIELDGDGTGADPHVLPVPLPAQRRNIDTDFEHLAGRLHCRVREYGRVVFDGTCELAGLEIGSRPA, from the coding sequence ATGACGGCCTCCTACCTGCGCTGGATAGCGACGAATACGGCCAAGCCGCTCGTCCATGCGTATCGGCGCACCGGTGCCGACGTGCCCTTCGGCGATCCGGTTCCTTCGCACGGGACCGAGATGGAGGGCTGGTTCTGGCGCCTCACCGATGCCGCCTCGGGTCGGGTCGTCGTCGCGCTGTGCAGCGTGAACAGGCACCCGGCTGGCGACTGGGCGACCGTCGCGGTCGCTCTGCATCCCGGCGGCATGGTGCGCTCCGCGGCCATGGACGGTGCCCACGCCGAATCGTCCACGTTCTCCGTGCACGCTGGGAATTTTCCCGACTGCCATTTGGCGGCGAGCCTCGATCGGCTCCAGATCGACCTGGGCGGCGTCCGCCTAGACCTGCATTTCGCCGATCCCTTCAAGTGGCCCAAGGCCTTTGGTGGAGGCGGCGGCTTCTCTTCGGTCCCGTTTCTCAACCAATACTGGCATCCCTACCGTCTTGGCGGAAAAGCCACCGGCACAGTCGAATTCGGCGGAGACACCTGGTCGTTCAGTGATGCCCGGCTCTATACGGAACGCAACTGGGGCGCGGGCTTCCCCGAGCGCTGGTGGTGGGGTCAGGCGCACGATTTCGGCGACGCCGACGTCTCGGTCGCGTTCTCGGGGGGCCTTCTTCAGCTCGGCCCAATCCGCAGGGACGTCACCGGAGTCGTCGTGCGTCTCGGTGACCGCGTCATCCGGGTAACCCCGCCGGCGCCCGTACGCTCGGACGTCGGCGACGGACACTGGGCCGTGTCGGCACGCACACTGCGCTACCACATCGAGCTGGACGGAGACGGCACCGGCGCGGATCCGCACGTCTTACCGGTGCCGCTGCCCGCGCAGCGGCGCAACATCGACACCGACTTCGAGCACCTCGCCGGCCGATTGCATTGCCGGGTGCGGGAATACGGCCGAGTGGTGTTCGACGGCACCTGCGAGCTGGCCGGCCTGGAGATCGGCAGCCGGCCGGCCTAG
- a CDS encoding serine/threonine-protein kinase — MTSLLGGTFGRYQIRRLLGQGGMGEVYEAYDTKKDRTVALKLLTDRYAEDETYRARFLRESHAAAVLQEPHVIPIHDWGEIDGVLYIDMRLVRGQTLHDMLEKGPLEPERATDIVGQIGAALDAAHGEGLIHRDVKPQNIIVTRDDFAYLVDFGIAEVKGDTHLTMAGYQVGTFDYMAPERFGDEEVTASVDVYSLACVLYEALTGDKPFPAHSAQQVIGAHISSPPPRPSAVNRRVPAAFDEVIARGMAKCPDDRYGSAGALGRAAKRALSAEPSGPPLADTLLAPRYINGPPSSPPFNAQYVYPATGPTPIPGTGQGRSRQFIVGVSIGIAVALVGGVGVVIGLLAHRDSNDSESPTSSVVPYTNPVPTSYPAESSSTLRPSQRSTTANPAPQDPAQELRQIASDDRPWVSARLADHWVPQLSSKRPGVFDNGHVWDNAMTLQEHLQLRQRYPNVKLLWSGDWSTFSAPDFWVTVAGITFADSAGALAWCRVQGFDRDHCAAKIVSTTHPVEGSTAYN; from the coding sequence GTGACGTCACTCCTCGGCGGGACGTTTGGGCGGTACCAGATCCGGCGGCTGCTCGGCCAGGGCGGTATGGGCGAGGTGTACGAGGCATACGACACCAAGAAAGACAGAACGGTCGCGCTCAAGTTACTCACGGACCGGTACGCCGAGGACGAAACGTATCGAGCACGGTTCCTGCGGGAGTCGCACGCCGCGGCGGTTCTGCAGGAGCCGCATGTCATCCCGATCCACGATTGGGGAGAGATCGACGGCGTCCTGTACATCGACATGCGGTTGGTTCGGGGACAGACGTTGCACGACATGCTCGAGAAGGGCCCACTCGAACCGGAGCGAGCGACCGACATCGTCGGCCAGATCGGGGCGGCGCTGGACGCTGCCCACGGCGAGGGACTCATCCATCGCGACGTCAAGCCACAGAACATTATCGTCACGCGCGACGATTTTGCGTACTTGGTCGACTTCGGGATCGCCGAAGTCAAGGGTGATACGCACCTGACGATGGCGGGGTATCAGGTCGGCACCTTCGATTACATGGCCCCGGAACGATTTGGCGACGAGGAAGTGACGGCGTCGGTTGACGTCTATTCATTGGCGTGCGTCCTCTACGAGGCGCTGACCGGTGACAAGCCGTTCCCAGCGCACAGCGCCCAGCAGGTCATTGGGGCGCACATCTCGTCGCCACCTCCACGACCGAGCGCCGTAAATCGACGAGTTCCCGCGGCCTTCGACGAGGTCATCGCGCGCGGCATGGCAAAGTGCCCCGATGACCGCTACGGGAGTGCCGGCGCCCTGGGGCGCGCCGCCAAGCGGGCTCTGTCCGCAGAACCATCCGGACCGCCCCTCGCGGACACGCTGCTTGCGCCCCGATACATCAACGGGCCTCCCAGCTCTCCGCCGTTCAATGCGCAATACGTTTATCCCGCAACGGGTCCGACGCCGATCCCTGGCACCGGCCAAGGACGCTCACGACAATTCATCGTGGGGGTCTCTATCGGGATAGCGGTGGCCTTGGTGGGCGGCGTCGGGGTGGTCATCGGACTACTCGCGCACCGCGACTCCAACGACTCGGAGTCCCCCACCTCTTCGGTGGTGCCCTACACCAACCCGGTACCCACCTCGTATCCGGCGGAGTCGTCCTCGACGTTAAGGCCAAGCCAGCGATCCACCACCGCGAACCCTGCACCACAAGATCCCGCGCAAGAGCTGCGTCAGATCGCAAGTGACGACCGCCCCTGGGTGAGCGCGCGACTCGCAGACCACTGGGTGCCGCAACTCAGTTCCAAGCGTCCAGGGGTCTTCGACAACGGCCACGTGTGGGACAACGCGATGACACTCCAAGAGCATCTTCAGTTGAGGCAGCGATACCCCAACGTGAAGCTCCTTTGGTCGGGCGACTGGTCGACATTCTCAGCGCCGGACTTCTGGGTGACGGTCGCCGGTATCACGTTCGCGGACTCCGCGGGCGCACTGGCGTGGTGCAGGGTACAAGGATTCGACCGGGACCACTGCGCGGCCAAGATCGTCAGCACGACACATCCGGTCGAGGGCAGTACGGCGTACAACTGA
- a CDS encoding cytochrome P450 — translation MTTRPDVTDDAIVDFDHHSDAFNLNELAINAELRQKCPVAWNENYGGFWFLSSYDAVSRTARDGDTFAHKYEPHAADGVDYQGEMGVPRPEGQPALGIGEVDGPYHQALRHALAPFFSPGAVQKLKPFMEHKAHEFLDQKIEDGQMDLVLDYASPVPAILTMKLMGLPLDNWHLYANLFHSVMAVPQDSPQYLEAIAKVPNMMQEVLEYAATRRAKPDEDLTSFLIQFEFEGQRLTDEQLLNILWNLIGGGVDTTTSQTALTLHHLGTHPALRQQLIDHPELYRTATDEFLRYFSVNQTLSRTVTHDVELDGQHLRKNDRVVISWLSANHDEKEFANPDEIILNRAPNRHVAFGLGPHRCIGSHLARLMSEVMVKAVLDRIPDYQVDLDNVHQYLGNPSMTGLGTLPVTFTPGAKRD, via the coding sequence ATGACAACCCGACCCGACGTCACCGACGACGCCATCGTCGACTTCGACCACCACTCCGACGCGTTCAACCTCAACGAGCTGGCCATCAACGCCGAGCTGAGACAAAAATGCCCCGTCGCCTGGAACGAGAACTACGGCGGCTTCTGGTTCCTCAGCAGCTACGACGCGGTCAGCCGCACGGCCAGGGACGGCGACACCTTCGCCCACAAATACGAGCCCCACGCCGCGGACGGCGTCGACTACCAGGGCGAGATGGGCGTCCCGCGCCCGGAAGGCCAGCCGGCCCTGGGCATCGGCGAGGTCGACGGCCCCTACCACCAGGCCCTCCGACACGCGCTGGCCCCGTTCTTCTCCCCCGGCGCCGTCCAGAAACTCAAGCCGTTCATGGAACACAAAGCCCATGAGTTCCTCGACCAAAAGATCGAAGACGGGCAGATGGACCTCGTCCTCGACTACGCCAGCCCGGTCCCGGCCATCCTCACCATGAAGCTGATGGGCCTGCCCCTCGACAACTGGCACCTGTATGCCAACCTTTTCCACTCCGTCATGGCCGTCCCTCAGGACAGCCCGCAGTACCTCGAGGCCATCGCCAAAGTCCCGAACATGATGCAAGAGGTCCTCGAGTACGCGGCCACCAGACGGGCCAAGCCCGACGAAGACCTGACCAGCTTCCTCATCCAGTTCGAGTTCGAGGGCCAGCGTCTCACCGACGAACAGCTGCTCAACATCCTGTGGAACCTCATCGGCGGCGGCGTCGACACCACCACCTCCCAAACCGCGCTCACGCTCCACCACCTGGGCACCCACCCGGCCCTCAGGCAACAACTCATCGACCACCCCGAGCTCTACCGCACCGCCACCGACGAATTCCTGCGCTACTTCTCGGTCAACCAAACCCTCAGCCGCACAGTCACTCACGACGTCGAACTCGACGGCCAACACCTGAGAAAGAACGACAGAGTCGTCATCAGCTGGCTCTCGGCCAACCACGACGAAAAGGAATTCGCAAACCCCGACGAGATCATCCTGAACCGCGCGCCCAACCGGCACGTCGCGTTCGGACTTGGGCCGCACCGCTGCATCGGCTCACACCTGGCGCGGCTGATGTCCGAGGTCATGGTGAAAGCCGTCCTCGACCGCATCCCCGACTACCAGGTCGACCTCGACAACGTCCACCAATACCTCGGCAATCCGAGCATGACCGGCCTGGGCACACTGCCGGTCACCTTCACCCCCGGTGCGAAGCGAGACTAG
- a CDS encoding TetR/AcrR family transcriptional regulator → MTATVSKPEEPAGPAATAGDARQRILQKTIQCFCAYGYEKSSMKLISTKAGVSQTLLHYHFETKEKLFQAAIDDMAKRLFATASAQLPRGASVRDDLTEAANLMYALFIDNVDAVTFMVEFAAAANHNEFLRTAYVDYRDTQRRQLAGALRHIAGDDVPQRLIDESVRLFETVLLGMSMQRPFVSDTSGFHRDFDVFAQMLAARITEGLEPRR, encoded by the coding sequence TTGACCGCGACAGTGTCCAAGCCAGAGGAGCCCGCCGGCCCCGCGGCCACCGCCGGTGACGCCCGACAGCGAATCCTGCAGAAGACGATCCAGTGCTTCTGCGCGTACGGCTACGAAAAGTCCTCGATGAAGCTGATCTCGACCAAGGCCGGCGTCTCGCAGACGCTGCTGCACTATCACTTCGAGACGAAGGAAAAACTCTTCCAGGCGGCGATCGACGACATGGCCAAGCGATTGTTCGCCACGGCCTCCGCCCAACTGCCGCGCGGGGCGTCGGTGCGTGATGATCTGACCGAGGCGGCCAATCTGATGTACGCCCTGTTCATCGACAACGTCGACGCGGTCACGTTCATGGTGGAGTTTGCCGCGGCGGCCAACCACAACGAGTTTTTACGCACCGCGTATGTCGACTATCGCGATACGCAGCGTCGGCAGCTCGCCGGGGCGCTTCGCCATATCGCCGGTGACGATGTGCCGCAGCGCTTGATCGACGAGTCGGTGCGTCTCTTCGAAACCGTCCTGCTGGGCATGTCCATGCAGCGCCCGTTCGTTTCGGACACGTCGGGCTTCCATCGCGACTTCGACGTGTTCGCCCAGATGCTCGCCGCCCGCATCACCGAAGGATTGGAACCCAGGCGATGA
- a CDS encoding VOC family protein — translation MSSHRTTFNHVGLCVSDRERSRRFYENVLGFQFWWELDPPDGPTAKLVQLPEPLGVHATYLVRDGFVLELMDYSKRQVHVGGERVMDQVGLTHISFSVSDLAGALARVAEFGGAVVDGTVTEAMAMIRDPDGQLLELLSDGWLSALPPRP, via the coding sequence ATGAGTAGTCACCGGACGACCTTCAACCACGTCGGATTGTGTGTCTCCGATCGTGAGCGGTCGCGGCGGTTCTACGAAAATGTGCTCGGGTTCCAGTTCTGGTGGGAGCTCGATCCGCCCGACGGTCCCACCGCCAAGCTGGTGCAGCTGCCGGAGCCGCTCGGGGTGCACGCGACCTACTTGGTGCGCGACGGGTTTGTGCTCGAACTGATGGACTATTCGAAGCGTCAGGTTCATGTTGGCGGGGAGCGCGTCATGGATCAGGTTGGGCTGACGCATATTTCGTTTTCGGTGTCTGATCTTGCTGGGGCGTTGGCTCGAGTGGCGGAGTTTGGGGGAGCGGTGGTGGACGGGACGGTGACCGAGGCGATGGCGATGATTCGCGATCCTGATGGGCAGCTGCTGGAGTTGCTTTCGGACGGGTGGCTGTCCGCGCTTCCGCCTCGGCCTTAG
- a CDS encoding serine/threonine-protein kinase — MTSRLRTRLGPYELRSLIGTGATGEVYRAYDTVKDRTVALKLLPAEMAAETGFQQRFRREYAIASRLPEPHVIPVHDYGEIDGVSFVDMHLVEGGSLEDLLRERGPLEPPRAASIVGQVARALDAAHAAGLVHLGVRPENVLLTPDHFAYLADFGVAHGDASRAYMAPERFTTGRVGPQTDVYSLACLLYECLTGQPPFEGADPAELRSAHLLSPAPRPSIMRRGIGRAFDDVIARGMAKQRSARFASAGELARAASEAVSEVYEPVAVGAGAGPLRTRPFEAVYPNPDDTGFSPYPPAEPPRPSRPPRPSRPEGWPVGGRGAFVVTAAAVLLVLAGLIVALVSAFVDHGARPPQPSNASPAPSSAPPKTPTLSALVRGADGLGFVGEPARCDPGNPPAAVVRTAKSLAVVCENLSGSYYYRGERIRDGAHIELSNAERVGDGFDVTNPVNGVRYEVRPDRLRIISFGHVDSSEPVLQYATGS; from the coding sequence TTGACCTCGCGGCTCCGCACCCGCCTCGGGCCCTACGAGCTGCGCTCGCTGATCGGGACGGGCGCGACGGGCGAGGTCTATCGGGCGTACGACACGGTTAAGGACCGCACGGTCGCCCTCAAGCTGCTGCCTGCCGAGATGGCCGCCGAAACCGGCTTCCAGCAACGCTTTCGTCGGGAGTACGCGATCGCGTCCCGGCTACCGGAGCCCCACGTCATCCCGGTGCACGACTATGGCGAGATCGACGGCGTGTCGTTCGTCGACATGCACCTGGTCGAGGGCGGCAGCCTCGAGGACCTGCTGCGCGAGCGGGGGCCGCTGGAGCCGCCGCGGGCCGCGTCGATCGTCGGGCAGGTGGCGCGGGCGCTGGACGCCGCGCACGCCGCCGGGTTGGTCCACCTGGGCGTCCGGCCCGAGAACGTGCTGCTCACCCCGGATCACTTCGCGTACCTCGCCGACTTCGGGGTGGCGCACGGCGACGCTTCTCGTGCGTATATGGCGCCGGAACGCTTCACCACCGGCCGGGTCGGGCCGCAGACCGACGTCTACTCGCTTGCGTGCCTGCTCTACGAGTGCCTCACCGGTCAGCCGCCGTTCGAGGGCGCCGACCCGGCGGAGCTGAGGAGCGCGCACCTGTTGTCGCCGGCGCCGCGGCCCAGCATCATGCGCCGCGGTATCGGCCGGGCCTTCGACGACGTCATCGCCCGCGGCATGGCCAAACAGCGCTCGGCGCGGTTCGCGTCCGCGGGCGAACTCGCCCGGGCGGCCAGCGAGGCCGTGTCCGAGGTCTACGAGCCGGTCGCGGTCGGCGCCGGGGCGGGGCCGCTGCGCACCCGGCCCTTTGAGGCGGTCTATCCCAATCCCGACGACACCGGCTTCAGCCCGTATCCGCCCGCCGAGCCGCCGCGACCTTCGCGGCCGCCGCGGCCGTCGCGGCCGGAGGGTTGGCCCGTCGGCGGCCGGGGGGCGTTCGTGGTGACCGCGGCGGCGGTGCTGCTGGTGCTCGCCGGGCTGATCGTGGCGCTGGTGTCGGCGTTTGTCGACCATGGTGCGCGGCCGCCGCAGCCTTCGAATGCCTCGCCGGCGCCGTCGAGCGCGCCGCCGAAGACGCCGACGCTGTCGGCTCTCGTGCGGGGCGCCGACGGGCTGGGGTTCGTCGGCGAGCCGGCGCGCTGCGACCCGGGCAACCCGCCGGCAGCCGTGGTGCGCACCGCCAAGTCACTGGCGGTGGTGTGTGAAAACCTCAGCGGCAGTTACTACTACCGCGGTGAACGGATCCGCGACGGCGCGCACATCGAGCTGTCCAACGCCGAGCGCGTCGGGGACGGGTTCGATGTCACCAACCCGGTCAATGGCGTGCGCTACGAGGTGCGCCCGGATCGGTTGCGGATCATCAGCTTTGGGCACGTCGATTCGTCGGAGCCCGTGTTGCAGTACGCGACGGGGTCGTGA